GGAACAGGGTGGTGGGATAGCCGCTGACGTCAAAATTGCGGGCCAGGTCAATTTCGGTATAGGCCTTGCCCTTGAAGTTGACGATGTTCTCCCTTTCGGCATTCAGCTTGACCGCCACAAAGCTCTCCTTCATCAGCCCCGCCCCCGCCGGGTCTACATAGGTTTTCTCGTCCATCACCTTGCACCAGTGGCACCAGTCGGT
Above is a window of bacterium DNA encoding:
- a CDS encoding DUF255 domain-containing protein, with protein sequence TDWCHWCKVMDEKTYVDPAGAGLMKESFVAVKLNAERENIVNFKGKAYTEIDLARNFDVSGYPTTLFLASDGTVIGKIPGYIEAPVFKKILEYLTSGSYKSMSLDQYLSGKK